A region of the Pseudoliparis swirei isolate HS2019 ecotype Mariana Trench chromosome 21, NWPU_hadal_v1, whole genome shotgun sequence genome:
TAATGTGTTCTCTGTGTAACGTGCTCCCTGTGTAATCTGCTCCCTGTGTGCAGGCCAGCTGGGCGCCCCCTGTGTGCGCTCCCCCGACTGCTCCCCGGGGCTGTGCTGCGCGCGACACTTCTGGACCCGCATCTGCAAACCCGTGTTGCAGGGGGGACAGGTTTGCACGCGACACCGCCGCCGGAAGGGAACCCCCGGCCTGGAGCTGTTCCAGCGCTGCCCCTGTGGCGACGGGCTGCGCTGCAGGACGCCAAGGCGGCCCGGACCCCGCTCTTCATCGACGTCGTCTtcgatggcggcggcggcagcgaaGTCCAAGTTCACGGCGCCCTCGTCCCACCGCGCGGCGCCGCTGTCCTTGTCGGcaaagtcctcctcctcctcgtcttcgaaGGCCAGACTCCACGTGTGCCAGGAGaactgaagagaagaagagcgagGGGAGGGGCCTAAACCACCTGGTCACaccgataagccccgccccaaaAAAACACTCATCGCTAACGAGCTTCCTGTCGCCGCCTAAACTCTGTGAGCGAGACGAGAGAAACTTCAAAGacatcaacatgtaaacactttGTTACTttatcaacatgtaaacatgttgttactttgtcaacatgtaaacactgtTACTTCATGTCAacatcaacatgtaaacatgttgttactttgtgtcaacatcaacatgtaaacactttGTTACTTtgtgtcaacatgtaaacactttGTTACTTtgtgtcaacatgtaaacactttGTTACTTCATGTCAacatcaacatgtaaacatgttgttactttgtgtcAACATGTAATCACTGTTACTTCATGTCAacatcaacatgtaaacatgttactTTGTGTCAacatcaacatgtaaacactttGTTACTTtgtgtcaacatgtaaacactttGTTACTTTGTGTCAACATGTAAATACTTTGTTACTTCATGTCAacatcaacatgtaaacatgttgttactttgtgtcaacatcaacatgtaaacactttGTTACTTTGTGTCAACAtcaatatgtaaa
Encoded here:
- the LOC130212253 gene encoding dickkopf-related protein 2-like — its product is MCCPSNRCSNDVCMADAAVTSQMIPDHDGGRTAPSRGWRKRGRAEVKGQLGAPCVRSPDCSPGLCCARHFWTRICKPVLQGGQVCTRHRRRKGTPGLELFQRCPCGDGLRCRTPRRPGPRSSSTSSSMAAAAAKSKFTAPSSHRAAPLSLSAKSSSSSSSKARLHVCQEN